Proteins from a genomic interval of Streptomyces sp. Tu6071:
- a CDS encoding Gfo/Idh/MocA family protein, with translation MNAPLEAPLGIGIIGSGFIAHFHVRSWQSIRGSDIVATQSRSLDRARELASNAEELRVGKEVTAYDDIAALVRDERVDAVWVLTPNHTRVEVVRAVCEEVRSGRASLRGIAVEKPLGRNLAEAREVADLVRGAGLRHAYLENQVYAPRLTRTRELMWARGASRSGTPYLARCTEEHSGPHSAWFWDSEAQGGGVLNDLMCHSLEAGRFLLTPPGHDPSAWLTPVSVTATIASLRWGRERYAARLAETHPGVQDYRTTPSEDYANATYTFVNGDGEPVIVEAMTSWGYVGAGMRLSFELLGPEYSMSANSLSGDATVFFSRDLEQQEGEDLLEKQNAEQGLMPVIADEPAAYGYVAENTHITRVFADGGQPAESLDSGVAVTELLMAAYYAAETGTVVHFPVDLSDYVPAVARKAWHPRTAPAAKEATA, from the coding sequence GTGAACGCACCACTCGAAGCGCCGCTCGGCATCGGCATCATCGGCAGCGGCTTCATCGCCCACTTCCACGTCCGCTCCTGGCAGTCCATCCGCGGCTCCGACATCGTCGCCACCCAGTCCCGCTCCCTGGACCGCGCCCGCGAACTCGCCTCCAACGCCGAGGAACTGCGCGTCGGCAAGGAAGTCACCGCCTACGACGACATCGCCGCGCTCGTACGGGACGAGCGCGTGGACGCGGTCTGGGTCCTCACCCCGAACCACACCCGCGTCGAGGTCGTCCGCGCCGTGTGCGAGGAAGTGCGCTCCGGACGCGCGAGCCTTCGCGGCATCGCCGTCGAGAAGCCCCTCGGCCGCAACCTCGCCGAGGCGCGAGAGGTCGCGGACCTCGTACGCGGCGCCGGACTGCGCCACGCGTACCTGGAGAACCAGGTCTACGCGCCCCGCCTGACCCGTACCCGCGAACTCATGTGGGCGCGCGGCGCGAGCCGTTCGGGCACGCCCTACCTCGCCCGCTGCACCGAGGAGCACTCGGGCCCGCACTCGGCGTGGTTCTGGGACAGCGAGGCGCAGGGCGGCGGCGTCCTCAACGACCTCATGTGCCACTCCCTCGAAGCCGGCCGCTTCCTGCTCACGCCGCCAGGACACGACCCCTCCGCGTGGCTGACCCCGGTCTCGGTGACCGCCACCATCGCCTCGCTGCGCTGGGGCCGCGAACGGTACGCCGCCCGCCTCGCCGAGACCCACCCCGGCGTGCAGGACTACCGCACGACTCCCTCCGAGGACTACGCGAACGCGACGTACACCTTCGTCAACGGCGACGGCGAGCCCGTCATCGTCGAGGCGATGACCTCCTGGGGCTACGTCGGCGCCGGGATGCGGCTCTCCTTCGAACTCCTCGGCCCCGAGTACTCGATGAGCGCCAACTCCCTCTCCGGCGACGCGACGGTCTTCTTCTCCCGCGACCTGGAGCAGCAGGAGGGCGAGGACCTGCTGGAGAAGCAGAACGCGGAGCAGGGACTCATGCCCGTGATCGCCGACGAGCCCGCCGCCTACGGCTACGTCGCCGAGAACACCCACATCACGCGCGTCTTCGCCGACGGCGGCCAGCCCGCCGAATCGCTCGACAGCGGGGTCGCGGTCACCGAACTCCTCATGGCCGCCTACTACGCGGCCGAGACCGGCACCGTCGTCCACTTCCCCGTGGACCTCTCCGACTACGTGCCCGCCGTCGCCCGCAAGGCGTGGCACCCGCGCACCGCGCCCGCCGCGAAGGAGGCGACCGCGTGA
- a CDS encoding extracellular solute-binding protein, protein MHPAFRHPLSRPRPARPPAAAGPRPGHRRTGAALLAAALLLTGCAAGTDGPVPARAPAHPSGSVQLWHHYTGREAAVVQSAVDDFEKKYPDVRVTVHSGQQDTKITQVVSSGGDVDAMITNVNTTLGTACKTMEDLAPWMRRDGVSAHDFQGIFAEATAFDGRRCSLPTTSDVYGLYFNKDLLARAGYTTPPRTLQELERMALKLTTYKADGSIRTLGFNPLVGFQQNTAATLGHAAGVRWMKDGDASVGSTPEWRQLIAWQQKFVRKIGYNKLKTFTAGLGDEWSADNAFQTGRIAMTLDGEWRVAFIAEQAKKLRYGTAPFPVLAGSGQHYGGGFVSAADIGVNKRSPRKEAAWTLVKYLTTDTAAAVKLANGIKNIPTLKSAAESPGLDAPAPYRTFIDASADPASDTSPVTEIGSTLTATVDDFWTGYQQGPGTGLAPGLRKVDKDIDNALGLRRAK, encoded by the coding sequence ATGCACCCGGCCTTTCGCCACCCCCTGTCCCGCCCCCGCCCCGCGCGGCCCCCGGCCGCCGCGGGCCCGCGCCCCGGGCACCGCCGCACCGGCGCCGCGCTCCTCGCCGCCGCGCTGCTGCTCACCGGCTGCGCCGCCGGCACCGACGGCCCCGTACCCGCGAGGGCCCCCGCCCACCCCTCCGGTTCCGTCCAGCTCTGGCACCACTACACGGGCCGCGAGGCGGCCGTCGTCCAGTCGGCCGTGGACGACTTCGAGAAGAAGTACCCGGACGTGCGCGTCACCGTCCACAGCGGCCAGCAGGACACCAAGATCACCCAGGTCGTCTCCTCCGGCGGCGACGTGGACGCCATGATCACCAACGTCAACACCACCCTCGGCACCGCCTGCAAGACGATGGAGGACCTCGCGCCCTGGATGCGGCGCGACGGCGTCTCCGCCCACGACTTCCAGGGCATCTTCGCCGAGGCCACCGCCTTCGACGGCCGCCGCTGCTCCCTGCCCACCACCTCCGACGTGTACGGCCTCTACTTCAACAAGGACCTCCTCGCGCGGGCCGGGTACACCACTCCGCCCCGCACCCTCCAGGAACTGGAGAGGATGGCGCTCAAGCTGACCACCTACAAGGCGGACGGCTCGATCAGGACCCTCGGCTTCAACCCCCTGGTCGGCTTCCAGCAGAACACCGCCGCGACCCTCGGGCACGCCGCGGGCGTCCGGTGGATGAAGGACGGCGACGCCTCGGTGGGCTCCACCCCCGAGTGGCGGCAACTCATCGCCTGGCAGCAGAAGTTCGTACGGAAGATCGGCTACAACAAGCTCAAGACCTTCACCGCGGGACTCGGCGACGAGTGGTCGGCCGACAACGCCTTCCAGACCGGCCGCATCGCCATGACGCTCGACGGCGAGTGGCGCGTCGCCTTCATCGCCGAACAGGCGAAGAAGCTGCGCTACGGCACCGCGCCCTTCCCCGTACTGGCCGGGAGCGGCCAGCACTACGGCGGCGGCTTCGTCTCGGCGGCCGACATCGGCGTCAACAAGCGCTCCCCCCGCAAGGAGGCCGCCTGGACGCTCGTCAAGTACCTCACCACCGACACCGCCGCCGCCGTGAAACTCGCCAACGGCATCAAGAACATCCCGACCCTCAAGAGCGCCGCCGAGTCCCCCGGCCTGGACGCGCCCGCCCCCTACCGCACCTTCATCGACGCCTCGGCGGACCCCGCGAGCGACACGAGCCCGGTCACCGAGATCGGCTCCACCCTCACCGCGACCGTCGACGACTTCTGGACCGGCTACCAGCAGGGCCCGGGAACGGGACTCGCCCCCGGCCTCCGGAAGGTCGACAAGGACATCGACAACGCACTCGGCCTGCGACGAGCGAAGTGA
- a CDS encoding N-acetylglucosamine kinase: METDYIVGVDAGGTRTRLRFATPQGRTLSDHRRPAGEWTALDAGGKAAQLAAGLRAVTGRPPLAVAVGAHGCDSDEECGALREAVAERTGVAVTVVNDAFLLEAAVPGEGPAAGLVVGTGSIAVGRRPDGTSLYAGGWGWLLGDPGSAWGTVREAVRLLTRADDRAGRPDDPLLPLLLAHSGGAALRDVVDAMQRLPAHEWAGWAPTVFDAADAGSPAARAALAHGADALVTLVEELRGRGAALSRVIGGGTVLASRPRLARRLAAGLRARLDLPLTVYPGEPVAGAVRLARELAAAG, encoded by the coding sequence GTGGAAACTGACTACATCGTGGGTGTGGACGCGGGCGGGACCAGGACCCGCCTCAGGTTCGCCACGCCCCAGGGACGTACCCTCTCCGACCACCGGCGGCCCGCCGGCGAGTGGACCGCACTCGACGCCGGGGGCAAGGCCGCCCAGCTCGCCGCCGGGCTGCGCGCGGTGACCGGGCGTCCGCCGCTCGCCGTCGCCGTGGGCGCCCACGGCTGCGACTCGGACGAGGAGTGCGGCGCGCTGCGCGAGGCCGTCGCGGAGCGGACCGGCGTCGCGGTGACCGTCGTCAACGACGCCTTTCTCCTGGAGGCGGCCGTCCCGGGCGAGGGCCCGGCGGCCGGGCTCGTCGTCGGGACCGGTTCCATCGCGGTGGGACGCCGCCCGGACGGCACCTCGCTGTACGCGGGGGGCTGGGGCTGGCTGCTCGGCGACCCGGGCTCGGCGTGGGGCACGGTCCGCGAGGCGGTGCGGCTGCTGACCCGCGCCGACGACCGCGCGGGCCGCCCGGACGATCCGCTGCTCCCGCTCCTGCTCGCGCACTCGGGCGGCGCGGCTTTGCGGGACGTGGTGGACGCCATGCAGCGGCTCCCCGCGCACGAGTGGGCCGGGTGGGCGCCGACCGTCTTCGACGCCGCCGACGCCGGTTCGCCCGCCGCGCGCGCCGCACTCGCGCACGGCGCCGACGCGCTCGTGACCCTCGTCGAGGAGTTGCGGGGGCGGGGCGCGGCGCTCTCCCGGGTCATCGGCGGGGGCACGGTGCTCGCCTCGCGGCCCCGCCTCGCCCGACGCCTCGCCGCGGGCCTGCGGGCACGCCTCGACCTGCCCCTCACGGTCTACCCGGGCGAGCCGGTGGCGGGCGCGGTCCGCCTCGCCCGCGAGCTCGCGGCGGCGGGGTGA
- a CDS encoding Gfo/Idh/MocA family protein yields the protein MADVLRVGVLGSGGIAVAPYGVLPNVGAYGGRIEVTALADVDHVRARATADRFGIPGAYGSLEAMLAEAELDAVVNLTPIPAHAATSRTILEAGKHLAVEKPLASTVAEADALIALAAARGLSIVVAPPDLLYEPYERAGELLRAGTIGKVAFARVRSSHAGPGGGPAGWPSDPSWFYREGSGPLLDMGVYGIHEITGLLGPARRVVAFAGVTEPTRTVRGGPFEGLEMPVTAPDNCLFMLDFGDSTYAVVDGTFNVHASRAPKVEVFGRKGVVSLFRPDGPDLELYRTDIAPGVDGWVEPTQPLATNTRRGRYGRALLVGHLADIILDGAKPVLSAEHARHALEIMIAVETSARERRFVELTTSF from the coding sequence ATGGCCGATGTGCTGCGCGTGGGAGTCCTCGGCAGCGGCGGAATCGCCGTCGCGCCCTACGGCGTCCTGCCGAACGTGGGCGCGTACGGGGGCCGGATCGAGGTGACCGCGCTCGCCGACGTGGACCACGTACGGGCCCGCGCGACCGCCGACCGCTTCGGGATACCCGGCGCCTACGGCTCCCTGGAGGCGATGCTCGCCGAGGCGGAGCTCGACGCCGTCGTCAACCTCACCCCGATCCCGGCCCACGCGGCGACCTCGCGCACGATCCTCGAAGCCGGCAAGCACCTCGCCGTAGAGAAGCCGCTCGCCTCGACGGTCGCGGAGGCGGACGCGCTCATCGCACTGGCCGCCGCGCGCGGCCTCAGCATCGTCGTCGCCCCGCCCGACCTCCTCTACGAGCCGTACGAGCGGGCCGGGGAGCTGCTGCGCGCCGGGACGATCGGCAAGGTGGCCTTCGCCCGCGTGCGCAGCTCGCACGCGGGGCCCGGGGGCGGCCCGGCGGGCTGGCCCTCGGACCCGAGCTGGTTCTACCGCGAGGGCTCCGGGCCGCTCCTGGACATGGGCGTCTACGGCATCCACGAGATCACCGGGCTCCTCGGCCCCGCCCGCCGCGTGGTCGCCTTCGCCGGGGTCACCGAGCCGACGAGGACGGTGCGGGGCGGGCCCTTCGAGGGCCTGGAGATGCCGGTCACGGCCCCCGACAACTGCCTCTTCATGCTGGACTTCGGCGATTCCACGTACGCGGTCGTGGACGGCACCTTCAACGTGCACGCCTCGCGCGCCCCGAAGGTGGAGGTCTTCGGCCGGAAGGGCGTCGTGAGCCTCTTCCGCCCCGACGGACCGGATCTGGAGCTGTACCGGACGGACATCGCGCCCGGCGTGGACGGCTGGGTCGAGCCGACGCAGCCGCTCGCCACCAACACCCGCCGGGGCCGCTACGGGCGCGCCCTCCTCGTCGGCCACCTCGCCGACATCATCCTCGACGGCGCGAAGCCGGTCCTGAGCGCCGAGCACGCCCGCCACGCGCTGGAGATCATGATCGCCGTCGAGACCTCGGCGCGGGAGCGGCGCTTCGTGGAGCTGACGACGAGCTTCTGA
- a CDS encoding Gfo/Idh/MocA family protein produces the protein MPEEAPAPLRIAVIGFDHWYAAIPFARRVAADPAARLVALVDRDPARTAHVAHLTGCTRTSTDPATVLSDPEVDAIACFTSVDQNPELCVAAARAGKHIVSVKPLALTLADADRVVAEVERAGIVFVPSESRHTSPLALRLRELLDSGRLGEPRAGTFAMDSGLPSAWPGSTEGPGWWADPARTAGGAWIDHAVYQIDRVQALFRSPVAHVTGTVGNLVHPGLPVEDYGHAVFTLESGAVVTVEDTWIAPPGTSSTRALVVGSEGAVQYSTATGTLGFAPKGGEWAFSRLPDDTFDTLDVLLAAVREGTAPRSTVRTARQTLATCLAFYAAVRG, from the coding sequence GTGCCCGAAGAAGCCCCCGCTCCGCTGCGCATCGCCGTCATCGGCTTCGACCACTGGTACGCGGCGATCCCCTTCGCCCGCCGCGTCGCCGCCGACCCCGCGGCGCGCCTCGTCGCCCTCGTGGACCGCGACCCCGCCCGTACCGCCCACGTCGCACACCTGACGGGGTGTACCCGTACCTCCACGGACCCCGCCACCGTCCTCTCCGATCCGGAGGTGGACGCCATCGCGTGCTTCACGAGCGTCGACCAGAACCCGGAGCTGTGCGTCGCCGCGGCGCGCGCGGGCAAGCACATCGTCTCCGTCAAACCGCTCGCCCTGACGCTCGCCGACGCGGACCGCGTCGTCGCCGAGGTCGAGCGGGCCGGGATCGTCTTCGTGCCGAGCGAGTCGCGCCACACCTCGCCGCTCGCCCTGCGCCTGCGGGAACTGCTCGACTCGGGGCGGCTCGGCGAACCGCGCGCGGGCACCTTCGCGATGGACAGCGGGCTGCCCTCGGCCTGGCCCGGCTCGACGGAGGGGCCGGGCTGGTGGGCCGATCCGGCGCGTACCGCAGGGGGCGCGTGGATCGACCACGCGGTCTACCAGATCGACCGCGTCCAGGCCCTCTTCCGCTCCCCCGTCGCCCACGTCACGGGCACGGTGGGGAACCTCGTCCACCCGGGGCTGCCGGTCGAGGACTACGGACACGCGGTGTTCACGCTGGAGAGCGGCGCGGTCGTGACGGTCGAGGACACCTGGATCGCCCCGCCGGGCACCTCGTCCACGCGGGCCCTCGTCGTCGGCTCGGAGGGCGCCGTCCAGTACTCCACCGCGACGGGCACGCTCGGTTTCGCGCCGAAGGGCGGCGAGTGGGCCTTCTCGCGGCTGCCGGACGACACCTTCGACACGCTCGACGTGCTCCTCGCCGCCGTCCGCGAGGGAACGGCCCCGCGCTCCACCGTCCGCACGGCCCGGCAGACCCTCGCCACGTGTCTCGCCTTCTACGCCGCCGTCCGCGGCTGA
- a CDS encoding carbohydrate ABC transporter permease: MTTQPLTTTRPTTGAPAPARPPARPGGTKRALGWIAEHALLVALAAVFLVPVVFVVLTSFMGGHQTLTGALWPHPFQWSNYLTAFRTAPLGRWFANSLLYAGVSTILMLVSSVPMAYVLAKVRFKGASILFFAVIIAMLLPPQVTQVPVYVMWAQLRVVGTFWPLILPHLFGNAFSIFLLRQFFLSIPNEYLDAARMDGNGEWGVLTRVMVPMAKPGIAAASIFMFFQCWNDYYGPLLYTSENPDHWTIAYGLASFHGAHSTDWGVIMAVTTLATLPVVLVFFFAQRTFVEGITLTGVKG; this comes from the coding sequence ATGACCACCCAGCCCTTGACCACCACCCGCCCCACCACCGGCGCCCCCGCCCCGGCACGCCCGCCCGCCCGGCCGGGCGGCACCAAGCGCGCCCTCGGCTGGATCGCCGAGCACGCCCTGCTCGTGGCGCTCGCGGCCGTCTTCCTCGTCCCCGTCGTCTTCGTCGTCCTGACCTCCTTCATGGGCGGGCACCAGACGCTCACCGGCGCCCTGTGGCCGCACCCCTTCCAGTGGTCGAACTACCTGACCGCCTTCCGCACCGCGCCGCTCGGCCGCTGGTTCGCCAACTCCCTGCTTTACGCGGGCGTTTCGACGATCCTCATGCTCGTCTCCTCGGTGCCCATGGCGTACGTGCTCGCCAAGGTGCGCTTCAAGGGCGCGAGCATCCTCTTCTTCGCCGTCATCATCGCGATGCTCCTGCCCCCGCAGGTCACCCAGGTGCCCGTCTACGTCATGTGGGCCCAGCTCCGCGTCGTCGGCACCTTCTGGCCGCTCATCCTCCCGCACCTCTTCGGCAACGCCTTCTCGATCTTCCTGCTCCGGCAGTTCTTCCTCTCCATCCCGAACGAGTACCTGGACGCCGCCCGCATGGACGGCAACGGCGAGTGGGGCGTCCTCACCCGGGTCATGGTGCCGATGGCCAAGCCAGGCATCGCGGCGGCCTCGATCTTCATGTTCTTCCAGTGCTGGAACGACTACTACGGCCCGCTCCTCTACACCTCCGAGAACCCGGACCACTGGACCATCGCCTACGGCCTCGCCTCCTTCCACGGCGCGCACAGCACCGACTGGGGCGTGATCATGGCCGTCACGACGCTCGCCACCCTCCCCGTGGTCCTCGTCTTCTTCTTCGCCCAGCGCACTTTCGTCGAGGGCATCACCCTCACCGGCGTCAAGGGCTGA
- a CDS encoding Na+/H+ antiporter subunit E: protein MSILFRGNRRSPYSWTLGGGTSRRVLDLPLIAWLTVIWVLLWGTLSWANLVNGVLVGVAVCLLFPLPAVDLGLRLRPLGIVHLVLYLLWDMAVSSVRVTRMILTPGPYPAAVVAVPLRCRSDLMLTATALAVSAVPGGSVIEVRQATATLFLHVLDADDPQQIDRARRSVWHTERLTARAFGTAEDVRLVAAPPPEEEA from the coding sequence TTGAGCATCCTCTTCCGGGGCAACAGACGCTCCCCCTACAGCTGGACCCTCGGCGGTGGTACGAGCAGGCGGGTCCTCGACCTGCCGCTCATCGCCTGGCTCACCGTCATCTGGGTGCTGCTGTGGGGCACGCTCTCCTGGGCCAACCTCGTCAACGGCGTCCTCGTCGGCGTCGCCGTGTGCCTCCTCTTCCCGCTGCCCGCCGTCGACCTCGGGCTGCGGCTGCGCCCGCTGGGCATCGTCCACCTCGTGCTCTACCTGCTGTGGGACATGGCCGTCTCCAGCGTCCGGGTCACCCGCATGATCCTCACCCCGGGCCCGTACCCCGCGGCCGTCGTCGCCGTGCCGCTGCGCTGCCGCAGCGACCTCATGCTCACCGCGACGGCCCTCGCCGTCTCGGCGGTCCCCGGCGGCTCCGTCATCGAGGTCCGGCAGGCGACGGCGACGCTCTTCCTGCACGTGCTCGACGCCGACGACCCGCAGCAGATCGACCGCGCCCGCCGCTCCGTGTGGCACACCGAACGGCTCACCGCGCGCGCCTTCGGCACGGCCGAGGACGTCCGCCTCGTCGCGGCCCCGCCCCCCGAGGAGGAAGCGTGA
- a CDS encoding carbohydrate ABC transporter permease, whose translation MTGPALIGLVVFFLYPLCANVFYSFTNYDLASPPKWIGLRNYEYLFTQDPRVGKAALNTLWFVVILVPVRMACSLGIALLLTRRKRASGFWRTLFYIPALVPPVASVVGFVFLFNPGAGPVNALLRTFGVKGPLWFNDPALSKPSLLLLGVWMMGDIMVIFLAALLDVPKDQYEAAELDGAGPGNKFRYVTLPNISPVVLFSAVTGVIAALQYFTEAAVASSVANGKTGIDAGADQLLGYPNDSLLTFTQWMYVQGFSSFQLGYAAAMAVVLFVVAAAVMAVLLRRAGLFRQKGA comes from the coding sequence ATGACGGGCCCGGCCCTCATCGGCCTGGTGGTGTTCTTCCTCTACCCGCTGTGCGCCAACGTCTTCTACTCCTTCACCAACTACGACCTCGCGAGCCCCCCGAAGTGGATCGGCCTGCGCAACTACGAGTACCTCTTCACACAGGACCCCCGCGTCGGCAAGGCCGCCCTCAACACGCTCTGGTTCGTGGTGATCCTCGTCCCCGTGCGGATGGCCTGCTCGCTCGGGATCGCGCTCCTGCTCACCCGCCGCAAGCGCGCCTCCGGGTTCTGGCGCACGCTCTTCTACATCCCCGCGCTCGTGCCGCCCGTCGCCTCCGTCGTCGGCTTCGTCTTCCTCTTCAACCCCGGCGCCGGGCCGGTCAACGCGCTGCTGCGCACCTTCGGCGTCAAAGGGCCGCTCTGGTTCAACGACCCCGCCCTCTCCAAGCCGTCCCTGCTCCTGCTGGGCGTCTGGATGATGGGTGACATCATGGTGATCTTCCTCGCCGCCCTCCTCGACGTCCCCAAGGACCAGTACGAGGCCGCCGAACTCGACGGCGCGGGCCCCGGGAACAAGTTCCGCTACGTCACCCTGCCGAACATCTCGCCGGTCGTGCTCTTCTCCGCCGTCACCGGTGTCATCGCGGCCCTCCAGTACTTCACCGAGGCCGCCGTCGCCTCCAGCGTCGCCAACGGCAAGACCGGCATCGACGCGGGCGCCGACCAGCTCCTCGGCTACCCCAACGACTCACTGCTGACCTTCACCCAGTGGATGTACGTCCAGGGCTTCAGCAGCTTCCAGCTCGGCTACGCCGCCGCCATGGCCGTCGTGCTCTTCGTCGTCGCCGCCGCCGTCATGGCGGTCCTGCTGCGGCGGGCCGGCCTCTTCCGCCAGAAGGGGGCCTGA
- a CDS encoding monovalent cation/H+ antiporter complex subunit F, with product MSALDTLERDLILAAGAMVALAGALLLVRIWRGPSMLDRAVALDVVAALITAGIGVKAAWDRDPFYIPVMLVLAFLGFTGSVGIARFIAVRDRPRPAPPKGDRR from the coding sequence GTGAGCGCGCTCGACACCCTGGAAAGGGACCTGATCCTCGCCGCGGGGGCCATGGTCGCGCTCGCGGGCGCGCTGCTGCTCGTACGGATCTGGCGCGGCCCCTCGATGCTCGACCGCGCCGTCGCGCTCGACGTCGTCGCCGCGCTCATCACCGCGGGCATCGGCGTCAAGGCGGCGTGGGACCGCGACCCCTTCTACATCCCGGTGATGCTCGTCCTCGCCTTCCTCGGCTTCACGGGGTCGGTCGGCATCGCCCGCTTCATCGCCGTACGCGACCGCCCGCGACCCGCACCCCCCAAGGGAGACCGCCGATGA
- a CDS encoding ROK family transcriptional regulator yields the protein MAVRGTPSWLGDQNAATALRLLLDHGPLSRNGVGERSGLSRPTATQMIARLEDKGLIEVVGEESIGRGPRAALYGVRNDLAYGVAINVDQEGVRSTVVDLAGTRHPVAHKAAAGMPAHRGAARDVAWAVLDACEAADVDLTAIRHIRVGVPSSVDPRHDELSSVAALPGWSRKSIRRQLEGALGCEVEVDNDVNLAAIAERATGPYSPAGTFALLWVGYGIGLAVDVAGTVLRGASGGAGEIGNLPVPHGVPGADDGARDLEGFLGARALDRIGRETGWAEDGFARVLAGETLPERVCEVYAPRLAQSVIPVLGVVDPEVVVLGGPVGRAGGERLVELTTRHLREHTRWDPDVRLSAVAGDAVLDGARTALGTRLREALLARATGSLPAADHARVLAERLRDID from the coding sequence ATGGCCGTCAGAGGAACACCGTCGTGGCTGGGCGACCAGAACGCCGCCACCGCTCTTCGGCTGCTCCTCGACCACGGCCCCCTCAGCCGCAACGGGGTCGGCGAACGCAGCGGGCTCTCCCGGCCCACGGCCACGCAGATGATCGCGCGGCTGGAGGACAAGGGACTCATCGAGGTCGTCGGCGAGGAGTCGATCGGCCGCGGGCCCCGCGCCGCGCTGTACGGCGTGCGCAACGACCTCGCCTACGGGGTCGCCATCAACGTGGACCAGGAAGGCGTGCGCTCCACCGTCGTGGACCTCGCCGGCACCCGGCACCCCGTCGCCCACAAGGCGGCGGCCGGGATGCCCGCCCACCGGGGCGCCGCGCGCGACGTGGCGTGGGCCGTGCTCGACGCCTGCGAGGCGGCGGACGTGGACCTCACCGCGATCCGCCACATCCGCGTCGGCGTCCCCAGCAGCGTCGACCCGCGCCACGACGAACTCAGCTCGGTGGCCGCCCTGCCCGGGTGGTCCCGCAAGAGCATCCGCAGGCAGCTCGAAGGCGCCCTCGGCTGCGAGGTCGAGGTCGACAACGACGTGAACCTCGCGGCGATCGCCGAGCGCGCCACGGGCCCGTACTCACCGGCGGGCACCTTCGCCCTCCTGTGGGTCGGCTACGGCATCGGTCTCGCCGTGGACGTCGCGGGCACCGTCCTGCGCGGCGCCTCCGGCGGCGCCGGTGAGATCGGCAACCTGCCGGTCCCGCACGGCGTCCCCGGGGCCGACGACGGGGCCCGCGACCTCGAAGGCTTCCTCGGCGCGCGCGCCCTCGACCGCATCGGCCGGGAGACCGGCTGGGCCGAGGACGGCTTCGCCCGCGTCCTCGCGGGGGAGACGCTGCCCGAGCGGGTCTGCGAGGTCTACGCGCCCCGCCTCGCGCAGAGCGTGATCCCGGTCCTCGGGGTCGTGGACCCGGAGGTCGTCGTCCTCGGCGGGCCCGTCGGGCGCGCGGGAGGGGAGCGGCTCGTCGAGCTGACCACCCGCCACCTGCGCGAGCACACCCGCTGGGACCCCGACGTACGGCTCAGCGCCGTCGCCGGGGACGCCGTCCTCGACGGGGCGCGCACCGCCCTCGGCACCCGGCTGCGCGAGGCCCTCCTCGCCCGCGCCACCGGCTCCCTCCCGGCCGCCGACCACGCGCGCGTCCTCGCCGAACGCCTCCGCGACATCGACTGA
- the mnhG gene encoding monovalent cation/H(+) antiporter subunit G has product MSAWARTADLAGAVLLLLGCLQCFLGVLGMLLLPDVLARSHSATKPQTLGLLLIVAGVALRLRNGIDNGTLALVVFFQFLTAPVASHLVARSAYRTRQLVVHDLVRDDLDPQLSPEDEDGGGAPGAEGDAPRP; this is encoded by the coding sequence ATGAGCGCCTGGGCCCGCACCGCCGACCTCGCCGGGGCCGTGCTCCTCCTCCTCGGCTGCCTCCAGTGCTTCCTCGGCGTCCTCGGGATGCTCCTGCTGCCCGACGTCCTCGCGCGCAGCCACTCCGCGACCAAGCCCCAGACCCTCGGCCTGTTGCTGATCGTCGCCGGTGTGGCGCTGCGGCTGCGCAACGGCATCGACAACGGCACGCTCGCGCTCGTCGTCTTCTTCCAGTTCCTCACCGCCCCCGTCGCGTCCCACCTCGTCGCCCGCTCCGCCTACCGCACCCGTCAGCTCGTCGTCCACGACCTCGTCCGCGACGACCTCGACCCGCAGCTGAGCCCGGAGGACGAGGACGGGGGCGGGGCCCCGGGGGCGGAGGGGGACGCGCCGAGGCCGTAG